TCCTCTGTCCCCTCGCAGGCGCGGCCGTACGCAGACGCAAACACACGACAGCAACTAGGCTCCTTCTCATAGCCATCGCCAGCGTCACCCTCACCCTCGCCACCGGCTGCGGAGCCCGCATCAACGCCGACCCTCAGCTAACCTCACCCGCAAAGAGCTACGCCATCACGGTCACCGGCACCGCCACTTCCCCAACCGGAAGCCCCCTGCAACACTCCGCCACCGTAACCCTCACCCTCAATCCCGCCAGCTAGATCCCGCCCGATTCCGACCAACGGGAGGACAAGCGAATCCACCCCGCCCGGAAAAGGTATACAAGTCACGAAGTGACCGCTCCACGCGTAGTGGGCCCGTCCGGCAGGACATATCTTTCGGCGCAAAACCTACCCAGGCCCGAGCAGCCGCAGAATAAAAAACACCACCACCCCAGCAAAAAAAACCAGCGCCATCCGCAACCCAGGCTCCCGGTTCACCTCCGGCACCAGGTCCGTCGCCGCGACATAGATCGTCACCCCAGCCGACAGCGGCAGCCCCACCCGCACCCAAGCAGGCTCGAGGTTAATCACGAGCACCCCAAGCACCGTCATTGCCCCCAGAAACAACGCCGAGTTCAACGCCGCCGCCGCGCCTCGGCCACCCGCCAGCATCACGCTCGCCATCGTAAAGCCTTCGGGAATCTTGTGCAGAAACACCGCGAAGAACAAAATCCACCCCAGCCAATGCGACAGCACAAACCCCGACCCAATCGCCACCCCATCAAAAAAAGTATGCGTCGCCAACCCCAGAAGAACCGAGTAGCTGGTCTTCGCCGAAATGAACTCGTGGTGGTGCGTCTCCTCCCCAAAGTGAAAGTGAGGCACCAGTGAATGCTCCAGCAGATGTACCCCGCAGTACCCAGCCAGAATCAGCAGCGGAGCAAACCGCGCATTCACCCGCAGCCCCTCCGGAATCATCTCCAGCACCGCCGCC
The Edaphobacter lichenicola genome window above contains:
- a CDS encoding ZIP family metal transporter, yielding MSALWLSLTLGLVAGLADFLGGFLLVRQSPSARALRYFVALGAGFMLAAAVLEMIPEGLRVNARFAPLLILAGYCGVHLLEHSLVPHFHFGEETHHHEFISAKTSYSVLLGLATHTFFDGVAIGSGFVLSHWLGWILFFAVFLHKIPEGFTMASVMLAGGRGAAAALNSALFLGAMTVLGVLVINLEPAWVRVGLPLSAGVTIYVAATDLVPEVNREPGLRMALVFFAGVVVFFILRLLGPG